The following coding sequences lie in one Pseudorasbora parva isolate DD20220531a chromosome 18, ASM2467924v1, whole genome shotgun sequence genomic window:
- the LOC137045829 gene encoding lysosome membrane protein 2-like isoform X2, giving the protein MRKGSCCMFSSGIAGALLLLAGVSLFVSGVFQTLIHNKLKREITLTEGSKVFGTWKNPPPPVFMQFFFFNVTNPEAFLKGEAKPRLAEMGPYTYREYRPKHNVTFVENGTKVSAYTKKIFVFVREKSVGDPSEDMVTTVNIPAVAVMNRIKGAGFWVSSGISIYMGSIGTTMFMTHTVDELLWGFKDPLLSRLRTIKPDTDEYFGLMLNKNGSDDGEFVYHTGEQNYLDFGRVYTWKGQKMLSFWKSNQSNMINGSDGSGFHLFLSKDERLNVFTPDLCRSIHMRFEKEVEVKGIPAYRFTPPRAALASGKNNPENEGFCVTPNKCLDDGVLDVSACRKGAPVVVSFPHFHLGDEKYANAIDGISPVHALHQTFLDLNPTMGIPVRAMKRTQINIHLDRVSGFNLTRNLNSTIFPILFLNESVVIDDASAARIQKLLLVVTLVSYFPLILVALGVILLLVAIILAIRFYQNKRDGLHRSRKQTSRSKNSGDSGGE; this is encoded by the exons GAGATCACGCTAACTGAAGGCAGTAAAGTGTTTGGCACATGGAAGAATCCGCCGCCTCCGGTCTTCATGCAGTTCTTCTTCTTTAACGTCACCAATCCTGAGGCCTTCCTGAAGGGAGAAGCCAAACCTCGTCTCGCAGAGATGGGGCCGTACACATACAG AGAGTACCGGCCCAAACACAACGTGACGTTTGTGGAGAACGGGACCAAGGTCTCCGCGTATACCAAGAAGATTTTCGTCTTTGTGCGTGAGAAGTCCGTCGGAGACCCGAGTGAGGATATGGTGACGACCGTGAATATACCGGCGGTG GCCGTGATGAACCGGATCAAAGGCGCTGGATTCTGGGTCTCGTCCGGCATCTCCATATATATGGGCTCCATCGGCACCACCATGTTCATGACACACACCGTGGACGAGCTGCTGTGGGGCTTCAAGGACCCGCTGCTCAGCCGCCTGCGCACCATCAAGCCCGACACTGATGAATACTTCGGCCTCATGCTGAAC AAAAACGGCAGTGATGACGGGGAGTTTGTGTATCACACCGGAGAGCAGAACTACCTGGACTTCGGCCGCGTTTACACCTGGAAGGGACAGAA GATGTTGTCCTTCTGGAAAAGCAACCAGAGTAACATGATCAACGGCTCGGACGGCAGCGGCTTCCACCTGTTCCTGAGCAAAGACGAGCGGCTCAACGTCTTTACCCCTGACCTCTGCAG GTCCATCCACATGCGCTTTGAGAAGGAGGTGGAGGTGAAGGGCATCCCTGCGTACCGGTTTACACCGCCCCGCGCCGCGCTGGCCAGCGGGAAAAACAACCCGGAAAACGAGGGATTCTGCGTCACTCCCAATAAATGCCTGGACGACGGCGTGCTGGATGTGTCTGCCTGTCGCAAAG GTGCTCCTGTAGTCGTGTCTTTCCCTCACTTCCATCTGGGCGATGAGAAGTACGCCAACGCCATCGATGGCATTTCTCCGGTCCACGCGCTCCATCAGACCTTTCTGGATCTGAACCCT ACTATGGGAATACCTGTTCGTGCCATGAAAAGAACCCAGATCAACATTCATCTTGACAGAGTGTCAGGATTTAA TTTGACGAGGAACCTCAACAGCACCATCTTCCCCATACTGTTTCTGAACGAG TCGGTGGTGATTGACGACGCTTCGGCCGCGAGGATTCAGAAGCTGCTTTTGGTCGTGACTCTAGTCTCTTATTTCCCTCTCATCCTCGTCGCTCTTGGAGTCATCCTGCTGTTAGTTGCCATCATCCTCGCCATACGCTTCTATCAGAACAAG agggatggtcttcacagaagcaggaagcagacgagccgttcaaagaacagtggagacagcggcggggagtaa